The Gossypium hirsutum isolate 1008001.06 chromosome D07, Gossypium_hirsutum_v2.1, whole genome shotgun sequence genome includes the window ATATCCATCTCCAGGATTTCAAATGGTCAAAGCAGGTCTCTTTAAGTAGCATCCTTACAATTTGAAGTCCTGTTGTTAAAGCTGGAGTAGTTTCATGCCATGTTAGATTATAATTAAGGATTAGGGCTTAGGGGTAAAAACCAAAAAGGCCTGCTGAGGTATCTAATCAAAAAAATTATCCACTCAAATATACTATAAAACTACACATGTCAAGTTCCAATATTCAGAAAATAATTTGCTTAACCCGTGCCTCTAGGCATTAATCAAGCtgttttttaatctttttttggtTAGGCCATGTGCAAATTAAGCACTAGTAAACATTCCCTTCAAGAAATTGTTCCATTGACATGCAAACTCCATTGATTCTGCTTCTTTTCAAGGCAGTTTGTACTGTCCCTGAAATAAAACAACAATCATATCATCAGAACATAATTTAAAAGAACAAATAATAGCATTCACAAAGCTGCCGTATATCAACAGAATACAAGGAATACCATCAAGGTCCATACCACTACAGTGAGTAAAATACTTTAGGAAAATAGCAGAGCAACATATCAGACATTGATTTGGAAACAACCCTCATTCAAGAAAATACAGCATCCAATTCCAAGCACATGAGAAAGAACAAAAATGCACATATTTCTTGTACAAACAACATTAAGTTTAACAACCTACGATTATGTAATAGTGAACTTACAGTTTGAGCAGAGCTCATATTTAACAGGCAGATGGAAGGAAGACCCTAAATAGTTCCTTCACAGTGACTTTTTTCCTGCAAGTTGGGCATTTTCTCTGGACAGCTATTGCAGCTTTAATGCATGCCTTGCAGAATATGTGTCCACACCTTGTCGACATCTCCTCGGTTAATGGACCCATACAAATTGGACAATTGAAGGTTGGAGGTGGTTGCGGCTTTAGAATTTCCTTGACCTTCCAATAGAATAGTTAATGAGACTTAAAACATTCATAGATATAACAAAACACAGAGATGCACCTGCGTGAAAACACTGTATGGACAAAATAACAAGAGATGTCCAGTCACAATGTCTTAGATCTGATGACCAGCCAAACATGTCTTTcccgaaaaatattttaaattacatCTTCTGAATTTGACTAATGAACTAATGCAAGAGCTCTTACAGTAAATTGCGGCGTGCTTTCCAAATTAATGTAATGATCACAATTGATAACTGTTTGGCTTGAAGGAGGTCTTCTATGTTTGTTCTGATTATTATTAGCTGACCTAGTCAGCCATCCTGGAAGGAGAGAGATGTGAGATACACCAACTTCAGACATAGAGTAATCTAGGGTTG containing:
- the LOC121219555 gene encoding E3 ubiquitin-protein ligase RNF4; this translates as MNTIESRGPSLRGYQWRKVVLDLNAPPCEIIEQEGTSEQVGLKEVACQPVHPASPATIDVEVIDDDVTESSATAFAEAKNNSRRSSGRIVVDLDSGWLTRSANNNQNKHRRPPSSQTVINCDHYINLESTPQFTVKEILKPQPPPTFNCPICMGPLTEEMSTRCGHIFCKACIKAAIAVQRKCPTCRKKVTVKELFRVFLPSAC